A DNA window from Calliphora vicina chromosome 1, idCalVici1.1, whole genome shotgun sequence contains the following coding sequences:
- the LOC135964113 gene encoding cellular tumor antigen p53 isoform X1, producing MIQKGDDLINGVNHNYQYPIVNNNMQMGNTAEFTGNNGNLIQAMSFEDYVPLESTLPSVETVLPQYIPTPPPSLPSPSVNITTVNTTVPQFEFQLQHQTQLQHNQNINNHHHYYEQQQQQLQHQQVHSSSSSPFFQFNHNINYDDHEPKGENKPTIDTSPNTSINHSIQSQETILNVSDNSTVDADEADNLQDEQFTYLQNLNSDNLMKFSQQSVLQQLIQEQIDIKPNLNLIPTCEEHDNGGYNFGIQINKCAHRPGLVYSKETERLYLKTNENVYIDCFYTQKMPIQPLKVRVFAVFEKDASAPVLRCQNHLSTDNDKNETVRKSLVRCKNPDAVYYGSDTGKSINDRYSVVVPLNSTVKGSEANQFKQQLIVSFTCFNSCMNRKQTAVIFLLEGMNGEILAQRTLSVKISTCPKRDRRLLEGPDVNSKRKHIEEPNFSTNEAKMPKYDNTSIKDEYSRSSFDEAGSDDGISSAITGSVHHEQETGDFVLTLKYKSRQQLLQAISAMYGDAISMELRKTCVNAKRTRDSDCLRKLYHTAYNIKTRNKPPSISTE from the exons ATGATTCAAAAGGGTGACGATCTCATAAATGGTGTTAATCATAATTATCAATATCCCATTGTAAATAACAACATGCAAATGGGAAATACAGCTGAATTTACTGGCAACAATGGAAATTTAATTCAGGCAATGAG TTTTGAAGATTATGTACCTCTAGAGAGCACGTTGCCATCAGTAGAAACGGTTCTACCTCAATATATACCTACACCACCACCATCTCTGCCTTCTCCTTCTGTTAACATTACTACCGTGAATACAACTGTTCCACAATTTGAGTTTCAACTTCAACATCAAACACAACTACAACATAATCAAAACATAAACAACCACCACCACTACTacgaacagcaacaacaacagctgcAGCATCAGCAGGTTCATTCATCATCATCTTCACCCTTTTTTCAATTCAACCATAATATCAATTA TGATGACCATGAGCCTAAAGGAGAAAACAAACCAACAATTGATACCTCACCAAATACTTCAATTAACCATTCGATACAGAGTCAGGAAACCATACTTAATGTATCCGATAATTCCACAGTTGATGCTGATGAAGCAGATAATTT acaaGATGAACAGTTTACTTATTTACAAAACTTAAAT tCTGATAATTTAATGAAGTTTAGTCAG CAATCTGTGCTGCAGCAGTTAATACAAGAGCAAATTGACATTAAACCG AATCTTAATTTAATACCAACTTGTGAAGAACATGATAATGGCGGCTATAATTTTGGCATACAAATCAATAAATGTGCCCATCGTCCGGGACTGGTTTACTCCAAAGAAACTGAAAgactttatttaaaaaccaaTGAAAATGTTTACATTGATTGTTTCTATACGCAAAAAATGCCCATACAACCGCTTAAAGTAAGAGTTTTTGCTGTATTCGAAAAGGATGCCAGTGCACCAGTGTTGCGCTGTCAAAATCATTTAAGCACAGACAACG ATAAAAATGAAACAGTGCGTAAAAGTTTAGTACGTTGCAAAAATCCTGATGCTGTTTACTATGGCTCCGACACGGGCAAAAGTATTAATGATCGTTATTCGGTGGTTGTACCTTTAAATAGCACGGTCAAGGGCAGTGAAGCCAATCAATTTAAACAACAATTGATAGTCAgctttacttgttttaattcctGCATGAATCGTAAACAAACAGCGGTGATATTTCTATTGGAGGGCATGAA TGGTGAAATTTTAGCTCAACGTACATTATCAGTTAAAATATCTACTTGTCCCAAACGTGACAGACGTTTACTTGAAGGTCCGGATGTTAATTCTAAACGTAAACATATTGAAG aACCAAATTTTAGCACAAATGAAGCAAAAATGCCAAAATATGACAATACTTCCATTAAAGATGAATACAGTCGCAGTAGTTTTGATGAAGCTGGTAGTGATGATGGCATTTCCAGTGCCATTACCGGCAGTGTACATCATGAGCAGGAAACGGGtgattttgttttaacattGAAATATAAAAGTCGGCAACAGCTACTGCAGGCTATAAGCGCCATGTACGGCGATGCAATTAGCATGGAATTACGCAAAACTTGTGTTAATGCTAAAAGAACACGTGATAGtgattgtttaagaaaattatatc ATACTGCTTATAATATAAAAACCCGCAACAAACCTCCATCTATTTCAACGGAATGA
- the LOC135964113 gene encoding cellular tumor antigen p53 isoform X3 yields MRKKNNRKVKIDVQQQHIIKEEYICQEYNTQDIRFSDDHEPKGENKPTIDTSPNTSINHSIQSQETILNVSDNSTVDADEADNLQDEQFTYLQNLNSDNLMKFSQQSVLQQLIQEQIDIKPNLNLIPTCEEHDNGGYNFGIQINKCAHRPGLVYSKETERLYLKTNENVYIDCFYTQKMPIQPLKVRVFAVFEKDASAPVLRCQNHLSTDNDKNETVRKSLVRCKNPDAVYYGSDTGKSINDRYSVVVPLNSTVKGSEANQFKQQLIVSFTCFNSCMNRKQTAVIFLLEGMNGEILAQRTLSVKISTCPKRDRRLLEGPDVNSKRKHIEEPNFSTNEAKMPKYDNTSIKDEYSRSSFDEAGSDDGISSAITGSVHHEQETGDFVLTLKYKSRQQLLQAISAMYGDAISMELRKTCVNAKRTRDSDCLRKLYHTAYNIKTRNKPPSISTE; encoded by the exons atgcgTAAAAAGAATAATCGTAAAGTGAAAATTGATGTACAGCAGCAACACATTATAAAAGAGGAGTATATTTGCCAGGAATATAATACACAAGATATTAGATTTAG TGATGACCATGAGCCTAAAGGAGAAAACAAACCAACAATTGATACCTCACCAAATACTTCAATTAACCATTCGATACAGAGTCAGGAAACCATACTTAATGTATCCGATAATTCCACAGTTGATGCTGATGAAGCAGATAATTT acaaGATGAACAGTTTACTTATTTACAAAACTTAAAT tCTGATAATTTAATGAAGTTTAGTCAG CAATCTGTGCTGCAGCAGTTAATACAAGAGCAAATTGACATTAAACCG AATCTTAATTTAATACCAACTTGTGAAGAACATGATAATGGCGGCTATAATTTTGGCATACAAATCAATAAATGTGCCCATCGTCCGGGACTGGTTTACTCCAAAGAAACTGAAAgactttatttaaaaaccaaTGAAAATGTTTACATTGATTGTTTCTATACGCAAAAAATGCCCATACAACCGCTTAAAGTAAGAGTTTTTGCTGTATTCGAAAAGGATGCCAGTGCACCAGTGTTGCGCTGTCAAAATCATTTAAGCACAGACAACG ATAAAAATGAAACAGTGCGTAAAAGTTTAGTACGTTGCAAAAATCCTGATGCTGTTTACTATGGCTCCGACACGGGCAAAAGTATTAATGATCGTTATTCGGTGGTTGTACCTTTAAATAGCACGGTCAAGGGCAGTGAAGCCAATCAATTTAAACAACAATTGATAGTCAgctttacttgttttaattcctGCATGAATCGTAAACAAACAGCGGTGATATTTCTATTGGAGGGCATGAA TGGTGAAATTTTAGCTCAACGTACATTATCAGTTAAAATATCTACTTGTCCCAAACGTGACAGACGTTTACTTGAAGGTCCGGATGTTAATTCTAAACGTAAACATATTGAAG aACCAAATTTTAGCACAAATGAAGCAAAAATGCCAAAATATGACAATACTTCCATTAAAGATGAATACAGTCGCAGTAGTTTTGATGAAGCTGGTAGTGATGATGGCATTTCCAGTGCCATTACCGGCAGTGTACATCATGAGCAGGAAACGGGtgattttgttttaacattGAAATATAAAAGTCGGCAACAGCTACTGCAGGCTATAAGCGCCATGTACGGCGATGCAATTAGCATGGAATTACGCAAAACTTGTGTTAATGCTAAAAGAACACGTGATAGtgattgtttaagaaaattatatc ATACTGCTTATAATATAAAAACCCGCAACAAACCTCCATCTATTTCAACGGAATGA
- the LOC135964113 gene encoding cellular tumor antigen p53 isoform X2, with the protein MPRGTYLNKDEKSTISLYRECGLTIRQIADKMGRDKKTIFMYLKNPEGYRKLNFAGRKPLISKSVATEIKRIAVEQQMSPGQIRSILNLPVTTRRVQQIISDDHEPKGENKPTIDTSPNTSINHSIQSQETILNVSDNSTVDADEADNLQDEQFTYLQNLNSDNLMKFSQQSVLQQLIQEQIDIKPNLNLIPTCEEHDNGGYNFGIQINKCAHRPGLVYSKETERLYLKTNENVYIDCFYTQKMPIQPLKVRVFAVFEKDASAPVLRCQNHLSTDNDKNETVRKSLVRCKNPDAVYYGSDTGKSINDRYSVVVPLNSTVKGSEANQFKQQLIVSFTCFNSCMNRKQTAVIFLLEGMNGEILAQRTLSVKISTCPKRDRRLLEGPDVNSKRKHIEEPNFSTNEAKMPKYDNTSIKDEYSRSSFDEAGSDDGISSAITGSVHHEQETGDFVLTLKYKSRQQLLQAISAMYGDAISMELRKTCVNAKRTRDSDCLRKLYHTAYNIKTRNKPPSISTE; encoded by the exons atgccCCGTGGAACTTACTTAAACAAAGATGAAAAGTCTACCATCAGCTTGTACCGTGAGTGTGGCCTCACAATTCGTCAAATTGCTGATAAAATGGGTCGAGACAAGAAAACCATATTTATGTATCTAAAAAATCCGGAAGGCTATcggaaattaaattttgctgGACGAAAACCGTTAATTTCTAAAAGCGTTGCTACAGAAATAAAGAGAATTGCAGTGGAACAACAAATGTCACCTGGTCAAATACGTTCTATATTGAATCTACCAGTAACCACAAGACGTGTACAACAAATTATAAG TGATGACCATGAGCCTAAAGGAGAAAACAAACCAACAATTGATACCTCACCAAATACTTCAATTAACCATTCGATACAGAGTCAGGAAACCATACTTAATGTATCCGATAATTCCACAGTTGATGCTGATGAAGCAGATAATTT acaaGATGAACAGTTTACTTATTTACAAAACTTAAAT tCTGATAATTTAATGAAGTTTAGTCAG CAATCTGTGCTGCAGCAGTTAATACAAGAGCAAATTGACATTAAACCG AATCTTAATTTAATACCAACTTGTGAAGAACATGATAATGGCGGCTATAATTTTGGCATACAAATCAATAAATGTGCCCATCGTCCGGGACTGGTTTACTCCAAAGAAACTGAAAgactttatttaaaaaccaaTGAAAATGTTTACATTGATTGTTTCTATACGCAAAAAATGCCCATACAACCGCTTAAAGTAAGAGTTTTTGCTGTATTCGAAAAGGATGCCAGTGCACCAGTGTTGCGCTGTCAAAATCATTTAAGCACAGACAACG ATAAAAATGAAACAGTGCGTAAAAGTTTAGTACGTTGCAAAAATCCTGATGCTGTTTACTATGGCTCCGACACGGGCAAAAGTATTAATGATCGTTATTCGGTGGTTGTACCTTTAAATAGCACGGTCAAGGGCAGTGAAGCCAATCAATTTAAACAACAATTGATAGTCAgctttacttgttttaattcctGCATGAATCGTAAACAAACAGCGGTGATATTTCTATTGGAGGGCATGAA TGGTGAAATTTTAGCTCAACGTACATTATCAGTTAAAATATCTACTTGTCCCAAACGTGACAGACGTTTACTTGAAGGTCCGGATGTTAATTCTAAACGTAAACATATTGAAG aACCAAATTTTAGCACAAATGAAGCAAAAATGCCAAAATATGACAATACTTCCATTAAAGATGAATACAGTCGCAGTAGTTTTGATGAAGCTGGTAGTGATGATGGCATTTCCAGTGCCATTACCGGCAGTGTACATCATGAGCAGGAAACGGGtgattttgttttaacattGAAATATAAAAGTCGGCAACAGCTACTGCAGGCTATAAGCGCCATGTACGGCGATGCAATTAGCATGGAATTACGCAAAACTTGTGTTAATGCTAAAAGAACACGTGATAGtgattgtttaagaaaattatatc ATACTGCTTATAATATAAAAACCCGCAACAAACCTCCATCTATTTCAACGGAATGA
- the Gr94a gene encoding putative gustatory receptor 94a, with translation MNKTQLVKYIIAFLIGMLSLIGLNSNIYSWRTKRFYVNYFLVVWCITIIILFTMIYIRRLYYEIITEELDLKNAVTLYYYMNIFGAATNYLSQLLNTKSAVDFFNVVQLFETMEYVDVEMEVIQSSILLVTLKTIIFPIIIEITLILRQLRDDDEDRSLLWTVYTLYPLVIANIIPNCLFGIFVICRQFTMALNRQMRELEKEANFLQNIEQICLHKRFYRMQKFCNLADKLDELAEKYSLICSQTLAYMSLCTTPLMASLLCNLFGITAGFFRQYYALADTLINEESYDVFNAVTNGVFLIISFLEIALHSLVADQSIEAVKETGLILKRIKLDNADVRFKKAVEKFSFEILVIDFKIQPMRLLNIDLGLLHDVLSAVTSFLLILIQSDLTLRFSLK, from the exons atgaaCAAAACGCAATTAGTGAAATATATAATAGCATTTTTAATTGGCATGCTTTCGCTGATCGGTTTAAATTCCAACATCTATTCCTGGCGTACCAAGAGATTTTATGTTAACTACTTTTTGGTGGTCTGGTGCATAACGATAATTATACTCTTTACCATGATTTATATACGCCGTTTGTATTATGAAATCATAACCGAGGAATTGGATTTAAAAAATGCAGTGACATTGTATTATTACATGAATATATTTGGTGCCGCCACCAATTACCTATCACAATTACTAAACACCAAATCTGCTGTGGATTTCTTCAATGTGGTGCAGTTATTTGAAACTATGGAATATGTTGATGTGGAAATGGAAGTAATACAATCTTCTATTCTCTTGGTCACattgaaaaccattatttttcCCATTATCATCGAAATTACTTTGATATTAAGACAACTGCGAGACGATGATGAGGATAGAAGTCTGCTGTGGACGGTTTATACTTTGTATCCTTTAGTCATAGCCAATATTATACCGAATTGTTTATTTGGTATCTTTGTCATATGTAGACAATTTACTATGGCCTTAAATCGTCAAATGAGAGAGTTGGAGAAAGAGGCAAATTTCCTACagaatattgaacaaatttgtttgcacAAACGTTTCTATCGCATGCAAAAGTTTTGCAATTTAGCGGATAAATTGGATGAATTGGCGGAAAAGTATTCGTTGATCTGTTCTCAGACATTGGCGTATATGAGTTTGTGTACGACCCCATTGATGGCTTCATTATTGTGTAATCTTTTTGGCATTACGGCGGGTTTCTTTCGTCAGTATTATGCTTTGGCCGATACTTTAATCAATGAAGAGAGTTATGATGTCTTTAATGCCGTAACGAATGGTGTTTTTTTGATAATATCGTTTTTGGAAATAGCATTACATAGTTTGGTAGCTGATCAGAGCATTGAAGCG GTGAAAGAGACTGGTTTAATATTGAAACGCATCAAATTGGATAATGCTGATGTCCGTTTTAAAAAAGCAGTTGAAAAGTTCTCATTTGAAATATTGgttatagattttaaaatacaacCTATGAGattattaaatattgatttgGGTTTATTACATGAT GTTTTATCGGCTGTAACAAGTTTTCTGctaattttaatacaaagtgATTTGACTTTGAgattttcattgaaataa